From Anopheles darlingi chromosome 2, idAnoDarlMG_H_01, whole genome shotgun sequence, the proteins below share one genomic window:
- the LOC125950037 gene encoding synaptic vesicle glycoprotein 2B-like — protein MAPQAISMVFTVEQGASGKAMDQRKDTTPQDGHSFDEALELAGFGRVQIVLVILSGLGMMASINEAMGMSIILPAAQCDLDLNAAEKGIVGGAVFLGTMFSSYFWGYLADTRGRQIILKYALFATSFFGAASCIANDFVSLLILRFLTGVCVAAPASTVYAYLGEFTTPSKRSQMLSFASVWGGVGIIYVSLVGWWILSYDWVLTIGDSFQFKPWRLLFIVNTLPAFLNGIAFCFCPESPKFLLSQGRNEEALEVLRMVYRINNPSRRKDEGAYEVTKLRLDPEDMIARDRQEQDGKSVGLLRSMVQQTVPILKLPFLWYFLICCMHNIGAFAIYGGLGLWFPDIMNQIYSQGESTTVGLKVCDILQSNSSTAGSTQEEFELCDDDVKFETFFYTMVLGIFGAIYALITSAILGRFDQKVMMVFNCTVAGICGIALQFIANSYAVAILFCFEIVFAGYCVLLVNANVVAIFPTNVRAMAVALTNMIGRLSCFVASAVIGLLMMQNCPVTFYMLSALLFLCAGLTFLLPKT, from the exons ATGGCACCGCAAGCGATCAGCATGGTATTTACGGTGGAGCAAGGCGCAAGTGGTAAGGCTATGGACCAACGGAAGGACACAACACCACAGGATGGGCATAGCTTCGATGAGGCGCTCGAACTGGCCGGGTTCGGTCGTGTGCAGATCGTGCTGGTGATCCTGTCCGGGCTCGGAATGATGGCATCGATCAACGAAGCGATGGGTATGAGCATCATCCTGCCCGCGGCCCAGTGCGATCTGGATCTGAACGCGGCCGAGAAGGGTATCGTCGGTGGGGCCGTATTTCTCG GCACAATGTTCTCTTCCTACTTCTGGGGTTACCTGGCGGACACTAGGGGACGCCAGATCATCCTGAAGTACGCTCTGTTCGCGACCTCGTTCTTTGGTGCCGCCTCCTGCATCGCGAATGACTTTGTCTCGCTGTTGATCCTGCGCTTCCTCaccggtgtctgtgtggccGCACCGGCCTCAACGGTATACGCGTACCTGGGCGAGTTTACGACGCCCAGCAAGCGCAGCCAGATGCTCTCGTTTGCCTCGGTCTGGGGTGGCGTCGGTATCATCTATGTGTCCC TGGTCGGATGGTGGATACTGTCGTACGATTGGGTCCTGACCATCGGCGACTCATTCCAGTTTAAACCGTGGCGTCTGCTGTTCATCGTCAACACGCTGCCCGCCTTCCTGAACGGGATCGCCTTTTGCTTCTGCCCCGAGAGTCCCAAGTTTCTGCTGTCCCAGGGCCGGAACGAGGAGGCACTGGAAGTCCTGCGAATGGTGTACCGGATCAACAATCCATCACGGCGAAAGGATGAAGGAGCGTACGAGGTGACGAAGCTGCGACTCGATCCTGAAGATATGATCGCACGCGATCGCCAGGAGCAGGACGGTAAATCGGTAGGTCTGCTCCGCTCGATGGTACAGCAAACGGTTCCGATCCTAAAGCTGCCGTTCCTCTGGTACTTCCTTATCTGCTGCATGCACAACATCGGCGCGTTCGCAAT ttACGGTGGTCTGGGTCTTTGGTTTCCCGACATCATGAACCAGATCTATTCGCAGGGTGAATCGACCACAGTTGGACTGAAGGTGTGCGACATACTCCAGAGCAACAGTAGTACCGCCGGTTCAACGCAGGAAGAGTTTGAGTTGTGCGACGATGACGTAAAGTTCGAGACCTTCTTCTACACCATGGTGCTGGGTATTTTCGGTGCCATCTACGCACTCATTACCTCGGCCATTTTGGGGCGGTTCGATCagaaggtgatgatggtgttcaACTGTACCGTGGCCGGTATCTGCGGCATTGCGCTGCAGTTCATCGCCAACTCGTACGCCGTGGCCATCCTGTTCTGtttcgagatcgtctttgccGGGtactgtgtgctgctggtcaaTGCCAATGTGGTCGCCATTTTCCCCACTAATGTGAG AGCGATGGCCGTAGCATTGACGAATATGATCGGACGTCTGAGCTGTTTCGTGGCGAGTGCGGTCATTGGTTTATTAATGATGCAAAACTGCCCCGTCACCTTCTACATGTTATCCGCGTTGCTGTTTCTCTGTGCTGGCTTGACGTTTTTGCTTCCCAAAACGTGA